Proteins co-encoded in one Meiothermus sp. genomic window:
- a CDS encoding DUF4342 domain-containing protein, translating into MEDTPKPDQKTWVEEIQVQGSELVSKIQELLRDATATRVTICKPNGEELISLPLTVGVLVGGLLTLAAPRLAAIGAIGGLIAQFKLKIERNAEGQLEVRTLEEEAKTDFPDQPA; encoded by the coding sequence ATGGAAGACACCCCTAAACCCGACCAAAAAACCTGGGTTGAAGAAATTCAGGTCCAGGGTAGCGAACTTGTAAGCAAAATTCAGGAGCTATTGCGCGATGCTACCGCCACACGGGTGACCATCTGCAAACCCAACGGCGAGGAGCTGATCTCGTTGCCCCTCACCGTGGGAGTGCTGGTGGGCGGGTTGCTGACCCTGGCCGCCCCGCGGCTGGCCGCCATTGGGGCGATTGGCGGCCTGATTGCCCAGTTCAAGCTCAAGATTGAGCGCAACGCCGAGGGGCAGCTCGAGGTGCGGACGCTCGAGGAAGAAGCCAAGACCGACTTCCCCGACCAGCCGGCCTAG
- a CDS encoding DUF503 domain-containing protein has protein sequence MKAYLGLYTARLEMPWVKSLKEKRALVKPTIERLRARFPVSAARLAGQDEHGWEVVGFSLIGHDSVWVETVLREAADFIAAQAEYRVTEVSWSIEEVGLEDLLPAWVS, from the coding sequence ATGAAAGCCTACCTGGGCCTCTACACCGCGCGCCTGGAAATGCCCTGGGTCAAAAGCCTCAAGGAAAAGCGGGCCCTGGTCAAACCCACCATCGAGCGGCTGCGCGCGCGCTTTCCGGTCTCGGCGGCCCGCCTGGCCGGGCAAGACGAGCACGGCTGGGAGGTGGTGGGTTTCAGCCTGATCGGCCACGACAGCGTCTGGGTCGAGACCGTGTTGCGCGAGGCCGCCGACTTCATCGCGGCCCAGGCCGAGTACCGGGTGACCGAAGTTAGCTGGAGCATCGAAGAAGTGGGCCTGGAAGACCTGCTCCCGGCCTGGGTTTCCTGA
- the fdhD gene encoding formate dehydrogenase accessory sulfurtransferase FdhD codes for MSISTPNHRPKARTRTRLLRIEQGQASARFDLVATEEPLEIRLLAAQTRGKTVAITMRTPGHDFELAAGFLLSEGLVRRREEIRRIAYCTDPSEPQQYNIVNVELNAATLPDLAPLERHFYTTSACGVCGKASLENLQRRYAPLDISWRVSSPLITKLPEQLRAQQTLFAQTGGLHAAALFNRAGHLLALREDVGRHNALDKLLGWALLENRLPLSEQIVLVSGRASYELVQKALAAGVPVLCAISAPSSLAVELAQAFNLTLIGFLRDSFNVYSGAERLELDTL; via the coding sequence CGGATTGAGCAGGGCCAGGCCTCGGCCCGGTTTGACCTGGTCGCCACCGAGGAGCCGCTGGAAATCCGGCTGCTGGCTGCGCAAACCCGCGGGAAAACCGTCGCCATCACCATGCGCACTCCCGGCCACGACTTCGAGCTGGCCGCAGGGTTCCTGCTCTCCGAAGGGCTGGTTCGCCGCCGGGAGGAAATCCGGCGCATCGCCTACTGCACCGACCCCAGCGAGCCCCAGCAGTACAACATCGTGAACGTCGAGCTGAACGCGGCCACCCTGCCCGATCTGGCCCCGCTGGAACGCCACTTCTACACTACCTCGGCCTGTGGGGTGTGTGGGAAGGCCAGCCTGGAAAACCTGCAGCGCCGCTATGCGCCATTGGATATAAGCTGGCGGGTCTCGAGCCCGCTGATTACCAAGCTTCCCGAGCAGCTCCGCGCCCAGCAAACCCTCTTTGCCCAGACCGGGGGGCTGCACGCCGCCGCTTTGTTCAACCGAGCAGGCCACCTCCTGGCCCTGCGCGAGGACGTGGGCCGCCACAACGCCCTGGACAAACTGCTGGGCTGGGCCCTGCTGGAAAACCGGCTGCCCCTCTCCGAGCAGATCGTGCTGGTCAGCGGGCGGGCCAGCTACGAACTGGTGCAAAAAGCCCTGGCCGCGGGCGTTCCCGTGCTGTGCGCCATCTCGGCCCCCAGCAGCCTGGCGGTGGAGCTGGCCCAGGCCTTCAACCTCACCCTGATTGGCTTCTTGCGGGACAGCTTCAACGTCTATAGCGGTGCGGAGCGTCTGGAACTGGATACTTTGTGA